The Ornithorhynchus anatinus isolate Pmale09 chromosome X2, mOrnAna1.pri.v4, whole genome shotgun sequence genome window below encodes:
- the PPAN gene encoding suppressor of SWI4 1 homolog, protein MGRNGKTQRQKRGRAAALLRAQEAFGSAPHSFVFSRGAVGKTIRQLSLDLRRVMEPYTASALQVRKKNSLKDCVAVAGPLGVTHFLIFTKTENNIHLKLVRLPGGPTLTFRVTEYALIKDVISALRRHRMHEQQFTHHPLLVLNNMGLEGMQVKLMASMFQNMFPSINVHKVSLNTIKRCLLISYNPETQLLDFRHYSLKVVPVGASRGLKKLLQEKFPNMRRLQDISELLVTGANLSDSEAEQDGDHNVMELPQVYSGRGNMKAQQSAVRLTEIGPRMTLQLTKIQEGVCQGNVLYHSFIHKTEEEIQATLALKEQKLQLKAERRNLQESNIRRKEEQREAHKKRSLAGMKRKRQQEEGDSDAEDPGPPTGGQQEATQPEDEEDEAEYFRQAVGEEPDEDLFPGAKYQPSGQRKRQSQGQPATRSQKKVRRAGPPCGPKSKQPHPQSHRHRDPQSSRSRNAAPGVAGPRLWKRGSGPHGRTGKKTPARH, encoded by the exons ATGGGGCGCAACGGAAAA ACGCAGCGGCAGAAACGGGGACGCGCGGCCGCCCTCCTCCGAGCCCAGGAGGCCTTCGGTTCGGCCCCCCACTCGTTCGTGTTCTCGCGCGGGGCCGTGGGCAAGACAATCCGACAGCTCAGCTTGGATTTGCGGCGAGTTATGGAGCCCTACACGGCCAGCGCCCTTCAG GTGCGGAAGAAGAACTCGCTGAAAGACTGCGTGGCCGTGGCCGGCCCTCTGGGGGtaacccatttcctcatcttcaccAAGACCGAGAACAACATCCACCTG AAACTGGTCCGACTCCCCGGGGGCCCAACGCTCACCTTCCGAGTCACTGAG TATGCGCTGATCAAGGACGTGATCTCTGCGCTGCGGCGGCACCGGATGCACGAGCAGCAGTTCACCCACCATCCGCTTCTCGTGCTCAACAACATGGGCCTCGAGGGGATGCAGGTGAAGCTCATGGCCAGTATGTTCCAGAACATGTTCCCGTCTATCAACGTCCACAAG GTCAGCCTCAACACTATCAAGCGCTGCCTGCTCATCAGCTACAACCCTGAAACACAGCTCCTGGACTTCCGGCATTA CAGCCTGAAGGTTGTGCCGGTGGGAGCCAGCCGAGGTTTGAAGAAGTTGCTGCAGGAGAAATTCCCTAACATGCGGCGCCTGCAGGACATCAGTGAACTGCTCGTCAC GGGCGCCAATCTGTCGGACAGTGAGGCCGAGCAGGACGGGGACCATAACGTGATGGAGTTGCCACAGGTGTACTCTGGACGTGGGAACATGAAGGCCCAACAGAGTGCTGTGCGGCTCACTGAG atTGGCCCCAGGATGACCCTTCAGTTGACTAAAATCCAGGAAGGCGTTTGCCAGGGGAACGTGCTATACCACAGCTTCA tccacaaaacagaggaggagatccaggccaccttggccctcaaggagcagaaACTGCAGCTGAAGGCAGAGAGACGGAACCTTCAGGAGAGCAACATCCGGCGcaaggaggagcagcgggaggcTCACAA GAAGAGAAGCCTTGCCGGGATGAAGCGGaagaggcagcaggaggagggcgACAGTGATGCGGAGGACCCCGGCCCCCCCACTGGTGGGCAGCAAGAGGCAACCCAGCCAGAAGACGAGGAGGATGAGGCGGAGTATTTTCGTCAGGCTGTCGGGGAGGAGCCAGATGAGG ATTTGTTCCCAGGGGCGAAATACCAGCCATCTggccagaggaagaggcagagccaaggtcAGCCAGCCACACGGTCACAGAAGAAGGTTAGGCGGGCCGGTCCCCCGTGCGGTCCCAAGTCCAAGCAGCCTCATCCCCAGAGCCACCGACACAGGGATCCTCAGTCCTCCAGATCCCGAAACGCGGCACCGGGCGTGGCCGGTCCCCGGCTTTGGAAGAGGGGGTCCGGCCCCCACGGACGGACAGGGAAGAAGACCCCAGCCAGACACTGA
- the EIF3G gene encoding eukaryotic translation initiation factor 3 subunit G: protein MPTGDFDSKPSWADQVEEEGDDDKCITSELLKGIPLANGPDLSLEPELLPGAPLPAPKEVINGNIKTITEYKVEEDGKKFKIVRTFKIETRKASKAVARRKNWKKFGNSEFDAPGPNVATTTVSDDVSMTFITSKEDLNCQEEEDPMNKLKGQKIVSCRICKGDHWTTRCPYKDTLGPMQKELAEQLGLSTGEKEKLPGELEPVQAAQNKTGKYVPPSLRDGASRRGESMQPNRRADDNATIRVTNLSEDTRETDLQELFRPFGSISRIYLAKDKTTGQSKGFAFISFHRREDAARAIAGVSGFGYDHLILNVEWAKPSTN from the exons ATGCCGACCGGGGACTTCGA CTCAAAGCCCAGTTGGGccgaccaggtggaggaggagggggatgacg ACAAGTGCATCACCAGCGAACTTCTCAAAGGGATCCCACTCGCCAACGGGCCCGACCTCAGCCTCGAACCGGAATTGTTGCCGGGGG ctccactccctgccccaaaggaggtgATCAATGGGAATATCAAGACCATTACGGAGTacaaggtggaggaggatggcAAGAAGTTCAAG ATTGTCCGCACCTTCAAGATCGAAACGCGTAAGGCTTCCAAAGCTGTggcgaggaggaag AACTGGAAGAAGTTTGGAAATTCAGAGTTTGATGCCCCAGGTCCCAATGTAGCCACCACCACAGTCAGCGATGATGTCTCCATGACCTTCATTACCAGCAAAGAG GACCTCAACTGCCAGGAAGAGGAAGACCCCATGAACAAGCTGAAAGGCCAGAAGATCGTATCCTGTCGTATCTGCAAGGGCGACCACTGGACCACCCGCTGCCCCTATAAAGACACACTGGGCCCCATGCAGAAGGAGCTGGCTGAGCAGTTGGGGCTCAGCACTGGCGAGAAGGAGAAGTTGCCCGGAG AGCTGGAGCCCGTGCAGGCGGCGCAGAACAAGACTGGGAAGTACGTCCCGCCCAGCCTAAGGGATGGGGCCAGCCGCCGGGGGGAGTCCATGCAGCCGAACCGCCGAG CCGATGACAACGCCACCATCCGAGTGACCAATCTGTCGGAGGATACCCGCGAGACAGACCTGCAGGAGCTATTCCGTCCATTTGGCTCCATCTCCCGCATCTACCTGGCCAAGGACAAGACCACCGGCCAGTCCAAG GGCTTTGCTTTCATCAGCTTCCACCgcagggaggacgcggcccgggccaTCGCAGGGGTGTCTGGCTTTGGTTACGACCACCTGATCCTCAACGTGGAATGGGCCAA aCCTTCAACCAACTGA
- the DNMT1 gene encoding DNA (cytosine-5)-methyltransferase 1 isoform X4, with amino-acid sequence MVPPAKTTPPKCMDCRQYLDDPDLKYFQGDPDDALDEPEMLTDERLSIFDANEDGFESYEDLPQHKVTSFSVYDKRGHLCPFDTGLIEKNIELYFSGAVKPIYDDNPCLDGGVRAKKLGPINAWWITGFDGGEKALIGFTTAFADYILMDPSEEYAPIFALMQEKIYMSKIVVEFLQNNPDVSYEDLLNKIETTVPPAGLNFNRFTEDSLLRHAQFVVEQVESYDEAGDSDEQPVIITPCMRDLIKLAGVTLGKRRAARRQAIRHPTKIDKDKGPTKATTTKLVYLIFDKFFSEQIEKNEREEDKENAMKRRRCGVCEVCQQPECGKCKACQDMVKFGGSGRSKQACQQRRCPNLAVKEADEDEEVDDNIPEMPSPKKMLQGRKKKQNKTRISWVGDPVKSDGKKDFYQKVCIDSETLQVGDCVSVSPDDPTKPLYLARITALWEDSSGQMFHAHWFCAGTDTVLGATSDPLELFLVDECEDMQLSYIHGKVNVLYKAPSDNWSMEGGLDMEIKMVEDDGRTYFYQMWYDQDYARFESPPKTQPTEDNKYKFCGSCARLAEMRQKEIPKVLEPLEELENKVLYAGATKNGVQYRIGDGVFLLPEAFSFNMKLASPGKRSKKDSVDEELYPEHYRKYSEYIKGSNQDAPDPYRIGRIKEVFCHKRSNGKPNEADIKLKINKFYRPENTHKSIKASYHADINLLYWSDEEAIVEFKAVQGRCTVEYGEDLTECIQDYSAGGSDRFYFLEAYSAKSKSFEDPPNHARSSGNRGKGKGKGKGKGKGKTPVASEKKEQETVGVKLPKLRTLDVFSGCGGLSEGFHQAEISETLWAIEMWEPAAQAFRLNNPGTTVFTEDCNVLLKLVMSGEKTNSLGQKLPQKGDVEMLCGGPPCQGFSGMNRFNSRTYSKFKNSLVVSFLSYCDYYRPRYFLLENVRNFVSFKRSMVLKLTLRCLVRMGYQCTFGVLQAGQYGIAQTRRRAIVLAAAPGEKLPMFPEPLHVFAPRACQLSVVVDDKKFVSNITRMNSGPFRTITVRDTMSDLPEIRNGASALEISYNGEPQSWFQRQIRGSQYQPILRDHICKDMSALVAGRMRHIPLAPGSDWRDLPNIEVRLSDGTTTRKLRYTHHEKKNGRSSTGALRGVCSCAEGKPCDPADRQFNTLIPWCLPHTGNRHNHWAGLYGRLEWDGFFSTTVTNPEPMGKQGRVLHPEQHRVVSVRECARSQGFPDTYRLFGNVLDKHRQVGNAVPPPLAKSIGLEIRLCVLAKLKENSLDNIKLEKMETTD; translated from the exons GTGGGGTTAGAGCCAAAAAGTTAGGCCCCATAAATGCATGGTGGATCACTGGCTTTGATGGGGGAGAGAAAGCTTTGATTGGCTTCACTACAG CATTTGCCGACTACATTCTGATGGACCCCAGTGAAGAATATGCTCCCATCTTTGCACTAATGCAGGAGAAGATCTATATGAGCAAAATAGTTGTTGAATTTCTTCAGAATAATCCTGATGTCAGCTACGAGGACCTGCTGAACAAAATTGAG ACTACAGTTCCTCCTGCTGGATTGAACTTCAATCGGTTCACAGAAGATTCTCTCCTTCGGCATGCCCAGTTTGTGGTGGAACAGGTCGAGAGTTACGACGAGGCCGGAGACAGCGATGAACAGCCGGTTATCATTACCCCCTGCATGAGGGATTTGATTAAACTGGCTGGTGTCACCTTAGGAAAAAG GCGAGCAGCAAGGCGCCAAGCCATCCGGCACCCCACCAAAATAGACAAGGACAAAGGCCCCACCAAAGCCACCACCACCAAACTGGTGTACCTCATCTTTGACAAGTTCTTCTCCGAGCAAATCGAAAAGAATGAaagggaagaggacaaggagaatGCCATGAAGCGGCGTCGCTGTGGCGTCTGTGAG GTTTGCCAGCAGCCTGAGTGTGGGAAATGCAAAGCCTGCCAGGATATGGTGAAATTTGGTGGGAGTGGACGAAGCAAGCAGGCTTGCCAACAGAGGAG GTGCCCGAATTTGGCTGTGAAAGAAGCCGATGAAGACGAAGAAGTGGATGATAATATCCCCGAAATGCCATCACCCAAAAAAATGCTTCAGGGtcggaaaaagaaacaaaacaagaccAGGATCTCCTGGGTTGGGGACCCAGTGAAG AGTGATGGGAAGAAGGATTTCTACCAGAAGGTGTGCATTGACTCCGAAACCCTTCAAGTGGGCGATTGTGTGTCTGTCAGTCCCGATGACCCTACGAAGCCCCTGTATCTGGCAAG AATCACCGCATTGTGGGAAGACAGCAGCGGGCAGATGTTCCATGCCCACTGGTTCTGTGCGGGCACAGACACTGTTCTCGGGGCCACGTCCGATCCTCTAGAGCTCTTCCTGGTTGACGAGTGTGAAGACATGCAGCTCTCCTACATTCACGGCAAAGTGAATGTTCTTTATAAAGCACCTTCAGACAACTGGTCGATGGAG GGTGGCTTGGATATGGAGATCAAAATGGTTGAAGACGATGGCAGGACCTATTTCTACCAGATGTGGTACGACCAGGACTATGCGAGGTTTGAATCGCCTCCCAAGACCCAGCCCACGGAGGACAACAAGTACAA GTTCTGTGGAAGCTGCGCACGCTTGGCTGAGATGAGGCAAAAGGAAATTCCTAAAGTGCTGGAGCCCCTGGAGGAACTGGAGAACAAGGTGCTTTATGCCGGGGCGACCAAGAATGGAGTGCAGTACAGGATAGGAGATGGAGTCTTCCTCCTGCCGGAGGCTTTCTCGTTCAA CATGAAGTTAGCCAGCCCAGGAAAGCGGTCTAAGAAGGATTCTGTGGATGAAGAGCTCTACCCAGAACATTACCGAAAGTACTCAGAATACATTAAAGGCAGCAACCAGGATGCCCCTGACCCGTATCGTATCGGCCGTATCAAGGAGGTCTTCTGCCATAAGCGCAGCAATGGCAAGCCCAACGAAGCAGATATCAAACTGAAAATTAATAAATTCTATAG ACCCGAGAACACCCACAAGTCAATTAAAGCAAGTTACCACGCTGATATCAACCTGCTGTACTGGAGCGACGAGGAAGCGATCGTGGAGTTCAAAGCTGTGCAAGGCCGCTGTACCGTCGAGTACGGAGAAGACTTAACCGAGTGTATCCAGGACTACTCTGCGGGTGGCTCAGATCGCTTCTACTTCCTCGAG GCTTACAGTGCGAAAAGCAAAAGCTTTGAAGACCCTCCAAATCACGCCCGCAGCTCTGGGAAtcgagggaagggaaaagggaaaggaaaag ggAAGGGCAAGGGCAAAACTCCAGTGGCCTCTGAGAAAAAGGAGCAGGAGACGGTGGGTGTGAAGCTGCCAAAACTGCGCACGCTGGATGTCTTTTCTGGCTGTGGAGGGCTGTCCGAAGGGTTCCACCAAGCAG AAATCTCAGAAACTCTGTGGGCTATTGAGATGTGGGAACCGGCTGCCCAGGCCTTCCGTCTGAATAACCCCGGGACCACAGTATTCACGGAGGATTGCAACGTCCTCCTGAAGCTGGTGATGTCTGGGGAGAAGACCAATTCCCTGGGCCAGAAGCTCCCTCAGAAAGGAGATGTGGAGATGCTGTGTGGGGGGCCGCCGTGCCAAGGCTTCAGTGGGATGAACCGTTTCAATTCTCGCACGTACTCCAAGTTCAAAAACTCCTTGGTGGTCTCCTTTCTCAG CTACTGCGACTACTACCGACCGAGGTATTTCCTCCTGGAAAACGTCAGGAACTTTGTCTCGTTCAAGCGCTCTATGGTGCTGAAGCTTACCCTCCGATGTCTTGTGCGCATGGGGTATCAGTGCACCTTTGGAGTGTTACAG GCTGGACAGTATGGCATTGCCCAAACTCGCCGAAGAGCCATCGTCCTGGCCGCAGCTCCCGGTGAGAAGCTGCCCATGTTTCCAGAACCCCTGCATGTGTTTGCTCCCCGAGCCTGCCAGCTCAGTGTGGTGGTGGACGACAAGAAGTTTGTGAGCAACATAACAAG GATGAACTCCGGTCCCTTCCGAACCATCACAGTGCGGGACACGATGTCGGATCTTCCGGAGATCAGAAATGGAGCTTCTGCCTTGGAGATCTCCTACAACGGAGAGCCCCAGTCCTGGTTTCAGAGGCAGATCAGAGGCTCCCAGTATCAGCCTATTCTCCGGGATCATATCTGCAAG GATATGAGCGCGTTAGTGGCCGGCCGGATGAGACACATACCCCTTGCTCCCGGCTCAGACTGGCGCGACCTGCCCAACATTGAGGTCCGCCTCTCGGATGGCACCACCACCAGGAAACTCCGCTACACCCACCATGAGAAGAAAAATGGGCGTAGCAGCACCGGGGCCCTCCGAGGGGTCTGCTCCTGCGCAGAAG GGAAACCTTGTGACCCCGCGGATCGGCAGTTCAACACGCTGATTCCGTGGTGCCTGCCCCACACGGGGAACCGGCATAACCACTGGGCAGGGCTGTACGGAAGACTCGAATGGGATGGCTTCTTCAGCACCACGGTTACCAATCCCGAACCCATGGGCAAGCAG GGTCGCGTGCTTCATCCAGAACAGCACCGGGTTGTGAGCGTTCGAGAATGCGCCCGGTCCCAAGGGTTCCCGGACACCTACCGCCTGTTTGGCAACGTCCTTGACAAACACCGCCAG GTCGGCAACGCAGTGCCTCCGCCTCTTGCAAAGTCCATCGGCCTGGAGATCCGATTGTGTGTGCTGGCCAAACTGAAAGAAAACTCCTTAG ACAACATCAAACTGGAGAAGATGGAGACGACAGATTAG